The Muricauda sp. SCSIO 65647 genome includes a region encoding these proteins:
- a CDS encoding fasciclin domain-containing protein, translated as MKRILKFPQILMVLFLLAIVACSDDDDNDVPQITPDPSIVDLAVGSADLTTLVDALTRANLVNTLQGDGPFTVFAPTNSAFNTFLSDNNFSSLDDVPTDLLTDVLLNHVVSGNNTSTSLSTGYVSSLSTAGAEDRALSLFINTDGGVNINGVADVTTADVTASNGVVHIVDAVIGLPNIVDHAIANPDLSSLVGALTDGGNTTFTDLLSDTATSFTVFAPVNSAFSSFTNPNGNALATILSYHVVAGDAAFSDELMNMYVTTAATNGDGDALSQYINIDDGVTINGASSVAAADIVATNGVIHAVDAVIDLPTVVTFAVADPNFSTLVEALTTLTPSVDFAGVLSAQDGNGDDPFTVFAPTNDAFAALSAIPAEADLIPILQHHVVAGANVRSGDLTDGISATTLEGDDITINLPGTGDNIADITDGAGNMGIGIIAVDVQANNGVIHVVNQVLLPDTN; from the coding sequence ATGAAAAGAATTCTCAAATTTCCCCAAATTCTTATGGTCCTCTTTCTACTGGCTATCGTGGCCTGTAGTGATGACGATGACAATGATGTTCCGCAAATAACACCAGATCCCTCAATAGTAGATTTGGCAGTAGGTTCTGCTGATTTAACCACTTTGGTAGACGCCTTGACAAGGGCAAACTTGGTCAATACCCTGCAAGGTGATGGGCCTTTTACGGTATTTGCGCCCACCAATAGTGCTTTCAACACTTTTCTGAGTGACAATAATTTTTCTTCGTTGGATGATGTGCCCACCGACCTTTTGACAGATGTTCTGTTGAACCATGTGGTTTCAGGCAACAATACATCCACTAGCCTGAGCACTGGCTACGTTTCAAGTCTATCAACAGCAGGAGCCGAAGATAGGGCTTTGAGCCTTTTCATCAATACCGATGGAGGTGTAAACATCAATGGAGTTGCAGACGTAACCACGGCAGATGTAACCGCTTCAAACGGTGTCGTACATATTGTAGATGCGGTTATTGGGCTGCCCAATATTGTAGACCACGCGATCGCTAATCCAGATTTATCGTCTCTAGTAGGGGCACTGACCGATGGCGGTAATACCACTTTTACCGATTTGCTTTCAGATACCGCTACTAGCTTTACCGTCTTTGCTCCGGTAAACAGCGCCTTTTCATCATTTACAAATCCGAATGGCAATGCTTTGGCAACGATTCTTTCATACCATGTTGTCGCAGGCGATGCCGCTTTTTCAGATGAACTGATGAACATGTATGTGACTACCGCCGCCACCAATGGAGATGGCGATGCCTTGAGCCAGTATATCAATATAGATGATGGTGTGACCATAAATGGGGCCAGTTCTGTTGCAGCTGCTGACATTGTAGCCACCAACGGTGTGATTCATGCCGTTGATGCGGTCATCGATTTGCCAACAGTGGTCACTTTTGCTGTAGCTGACCCGAATTTCTCCACCTTGGTGGAGGCACTGACGACTTTGACGCCCAGTGTTGATTTTGCCGGTGTGCTTTCCGCTCAAGATGGCAATGGTGACGATCCCTTTACTGTTTTTGCTCCTACAAACGATGCTTTTGCCGCTTTGAGTGCAATTCCAGCCGAGGCAGATTTGATTCCCATATTACAACACCATGTAGTCGCTGGCGCGAATGTTAGGTCTGGTGACCTAACAGATGGAATCTCTGCAACCACGCTCGAGGGTGATGACATTACCATCAATTTACCAGGTACTGGTGACAATATTGCCGATATTACAGACGGTGCCGGCAACATGGGCATTGGTATCATTGCTGTCGATGTTCAAGCCAATAATGGTGTCATCCATGTAGTGAACCAAGTTTTGCTGCCCGACACCAACTAA
- the yidC gene encoding membrane protein insertase YidC, translated as MEEKKLDLNSIIGFVLIFGILLFWFYMTKPTPEELEAEKAKQEQVEAETKVQEVPKEEVSTEATTVNLNDSTAVAGYKASVGAFGFTQTKEGISVLENELLYLAISNKGGQVVEARMKNFVNFDSLPVYLVKDGNADFGISFSTNDNRVLNTSQLYFEPSLTKSGENQVLSLKAKVSENQFLEYRYEMKPNDYLVDFTVRSQGLNGIFNNTRPIALEWQMKGRRRGKSVQYENRYTRLTYNHDGGKISKLSESSELDEETEENIKWLSYRQHFFSAILATDEPFKTAGLLSKNLVEEETKEQLFTKEYQSKVPLELKGGELAQNMYWYYGPTDAKVLDDHKELGLVESIPFGWGIFGWINRFIFTPFFNFLSGFLPHGIAIILMTIVVRLALSPVTYKSYLSQAKMKVLKPEITEINEKYKDNAMKKQQETMKLYNKAGVSPMSGCIPAFLQLPIFYALFMFFPTSFALRQKSFLWAEDLSSYDSIFTLPFTIPFYGDHVSLFPILASVAIFFYMMMTTGQSMQMQQQPGMPNMKFIMYLSPVIMLVFFNNYASGLSLYYFISNLITIFIMLAIKNYILDEDKIHAQIQENKKKPKKENRFQRKMREMMEQAEEQKKTGKR; from the coding sequence ATGGAAGAAAAGAAACTCGACCTCAATTCGATAATAGGGTTTGTCCTTATTTTCGGAATCCTCCTTTTTTGGTTTTACATGACCAAGCCCACCCCTGAAGAATTGGAGGCCGAAAAAGCCAAGCAAGAACAGGTCGAAGCAGAGACAAAAGTACAAGAGGTGCCCAAAGAAGAGGTTTCAACCGAAGCGACAACGGTAAACCTGAACGATTCTACAGCTGTTGCCGGATATAAGGCTTCTGTCGGTGCCTTTGGCTTTACCCAAACAAAAGAGGGTATTTCGGTACTTGAGAACGAGTTGCTCTATTTGGCCATTTCAAACAAGGGGGGACAAGTGGTCGAGGCACGAATGAAGAATTTCGTGAACTTTGATTCTTTGCCCGTGTATCTGGTCAAGGATGGCAATGCTGATTTCGGCATTTCTTTCTCGACCAATGATAACCGGGTGTTGAACACTTCGCAACTGTACTTTGAGCCCTCATTGACCAAAAGTGGTGAAAACCAAGTATTGTCGCTGAAGGCAAAAGTCTCTGAAAACCAGTTCTTGGAATACCGCTATGAAATGAAGCCAAACGACTATCTTGTCGATTTCACGGTACGATCCCAAGGTCTGAACGGTATCTTCAACAACACAAGGCCGATTGCCTTAGAATGGCAAATGAAAGGCCGTCGGCGCGGCAAAAGCGTTCAATATGAGAACCGTTATACCCGTTTGACCTATAACCATGACGGTGGCAAGATCAGCAAACTCTCTGAAAGTAGCGAATTGGATGAAGAGACCGAAGAAAACATAAAATGGCTATCATACCGCCAACACTTTTTCAGTGCCATTTTAGCGACCGATGAACCTTTTAAAACGGCTGGGTTGCTCTCAAAGAACCTGGTTGAAGAAGAGACCAAAGAACAATTGTTCACCAAAGAGTACCAGTCTAAAGTACCATTGGAACTGAAAGGTGGCGAACTGGCGCAGAACATGTACTGGTACTATGGCCCAACCGATGCCAAAGTATTGGATGATCATAAAGAGCTGGGGCTGGTTGAGTCCATTCCCTTTGGTTGGGGCATTTTTGGTTGGATCAACCGTTTTATCTTCACGCCCTTTTTCAATTTCTTGAGCGGTTTCTTGCCACATGGTATCGCCATTATTCTCATGACCATCGTGGTACGGTTGGCCTTGTCGCCTGTGACCTACAAATCATATCTCTCACAGGCCAAGATGAAGGTGTTGAAGCCTGAGATCACAGAGATCAATGAGAAGTACAAAGACAATGCGATGAAAAAGCAGCAAGAGACCATGAAGCTCTACAACAAGGCAGGGGTGAGCCCGATGAGCGGTTGTATACCGGCGTTTCTGCAACTTCCCATTTTCTATGCGCTGTTCATGTTCTTTCCAACTTCATTTGCTTTGCGGCAGAAATCGTTTTTATGGGCCGAAGACCTTTCGTCTTATGATTCCATCTTTACGTTACCGTTCACGATTCCCTTTTATGGTGACCACGTGAGCCTTTTCCCCATTTTGGCATCGGTGGCCATCTTCTTTTATATGATGATGACCACGGGCCAGAGCATGCAGATGCAGCAACAGCCCGGTATGCCGAATATGAAATTCATCATGTACCTGTCACCGGTCATCATGTTGGTGTTCTTCAACAACTATGCGAGTGGGTTGAGCCTTTACTACTTCATCTCAAACCTGATCACCATCTTTATCATGTTGGCCATCAAGAACTATATCTTGGATGAAGATAAGATCCATGCCCAAATTCAAGAGAATAAAAAGAAGCCTAAAAAAGAGAACAGGTTTCAGCGTAAGATGCGTGAGATGATGGAACAGGCAGAGGAGCAAAAAAAGACTGGAAAAAGATAA
- a CDS encoding NAD(P)H-dependent flavin oxidoreductase encodes MQNKITTLFNVQYPVVQAGMVWASGWRLASAVANAGGLGILGAGSMYPEVLLEHIQKCKKATDKPFGVNVPMLYPDIDRLMQIVVDNEVKIVFTSAGNPKTWTSFLKKKDIAVVHVVSSVKFALKAQEAGVDAVVAEGFEAGGHNGRDETTTMVLIPAVKEKINIPLIAAGGIATGHQMLAAMVLGADGVQVGSRFVASEEASSHPLFKNEVVKAKEGDTQLTLKELAPVRLLKNKFYQDVQQAYAKGATVEELKTLLGRARAKKGMFEGDLEEGELEIGQVSALIHDVKPAAQILQEIIGEFEIARKGVARY; translated from the coding sequence ATGCAAAACAAGATTACAACACTTTTCAATGTTCAGTATCCTGTTGTACAGGCAGGTATGGTATGGGCCAGTGGCTGGCGATTGGCTTCGGCAGTTGCCAATGCCGGTGGGCTTGGAATTTTAGGAGCGGGGAGCATGTACCCCGAGGTCTTGCTAGAACACATTCAAAAATGTAAAAAGGCCACGGATAAGCCATTTGGGGTCAACGTACCCATGTTGTATCCTGATATCGATAGGTTGATGCAGATTGTTGTAGACAATGAGGTCAAAATTGTGTTCACTTCTGCGGGAAATCCCAAAACTTGGACATCTTTTTTGAAAAAGAAAGACATTGCGGTGGTGCATGTGGTCAGCAGTGTCAAATTTGCCTTAAAGGCCCAAGAAGCTGGTGTTGATGCCGTGGTGGCCGAAGGCTTTGAAGCGGGCGGCCACAATGGCCGTGATGAGACAACCACTATGGTGTTGATTCCTGCGGTAAAAGAAAAGATCAATATCCCCTTAATTGCCGCTGGGGGCATTGCTACTGGGCATCAGATGTTGGCCGCTATGGTACTTGGGGCCGATGGCGTGCAGGTTGGCAGTCGTTTTGTGGCCAGTGAAGAGGCTTCATCACATCCCCTGTTCAAGAATGAAGTGGTCAAGGCCAAAGAGGGCGATACCCAACTGACACTCAAAGAGCTTGCTCCCGTAAGATTGCTAAAAAATAAATTTTACCAAGATGTACAACAGGCCTATGCCAAGGGTGCAACGGTTGAGGAATTGAAAACACTTTTGGGCCGGGCGCGTGCCAAGAAAGGAATGTTTGAAGGTGATCTGGAGGAAGGCGAACTTGAAATCGGGCAAGTCTCCGCATTGATTCATGATGTTAAGCCCGCTGCCCAGATTCTTCAAGAGATAATCGGCGAGTTTGAAATTGCAAGGAAGGGAGTAGCAAGGTATTAA
- a CDS encoding DUF3820 family protein, whose product MEIRPDKQKLLELAHYRMPFGKYKDRYLVDLPIAYLVWFKKKGFPKGKLGEHLQTMLDIRSNGLEPLIRRLQQEFPKE is encoded by the coding sequence ATGGAAATAAGGCCCGATAAACAAAAACTGCTCGAACTGGCCCATTACCGAATGCCGTTCGGTAAATATAAAGACCGGTATTTGGTCGATTTGCCCATCGCGTATTTGGTATGGTTCAAGAAGAAAGGATTTCCGAAGGGCAAGTTGGGCGAACACTTGCAGACCATGCTCGATATCAGGTCTAATGGGTTAGAACCTTTGATACGTAGATTACAACAAGAATTTCCGAAAGAATGA
- a CDS encoding fasciclin domain-containing protein — MKKFISLKGLFLLALTFPLFFSCNKDDDNDDLVQQSTSNIVVTAQNTDALSSLVGALTKADENDDSDLIGTLAGDGPFTVFAPTNEAFNTLLASLDGFDSLEDFDTPEEKTLLATILQYHVIAGAAAASTDLSEAQELTTVQGERITVSLDGGVFLDDATETDAEVIIPDVGASNGIVHVISKVLLPQAIIDALNADDMGDETKNLVEIVVEAESLSALEAAVIKAELVETLSGEGPFTVFAPTDHAFTALLDALGDDYNSLDDFDTDEEIALLTDILLYHVIPAKVLAADLDEGEVATALAENKIEIIADGDTFVIGDASDTNANITGTDIMASNGVAHTIDKVLLPQSAIDFVASLQKKNIVEIAQETEDLSVLVEALIAADAGLVETLSGEGPFTVFAPTNDAFVALLGALGDDYNSLADFDTQEEIDLLVDILKYHVVAGAAAFSTDLSDGQMITTVNGSDVTVSIKDGMVHIVDATGDGATVTLPDVEASNGVVHVINKVLLPQSAVDFLAELQLKNIVEIAIETDDLSLLVEALIAADAGLVEALSGEGPFTVFAPTNHAFVELLDVLGDDYNSLADFDTEEEINLLIDILKYHVVAGAAAFSTDLMDGQQIETLQGGSVTIGINGGVSIKDATDDPAHVDLADVEASNGVVHVIDKVLLPQSAVDFVAQLQLKTIVEIAVETDDLSLLVDALVQADAGLVEALGGEGPFTVFAPTNHAFVDLLGILGDEYHGIADFDTAEEKALLVDILTYHVVSGTAAFSTDLMDGQQIETLQGEKVTIGINGGVFIKDATDDTAHVDIPDVTASNGVVHVIDKVLLPQSAIDALTPPVPNIVELAQSVDDLSLLVDALVQADAGLVEVLGGDGPFTVFAPTNQAFADLLYDLGDDYHSLADFDTPAEKELLAKILTYHVVAGAALASGDLKDHQRLHTVQGEDVTVILDHGVFIRDKTHFDAEVIAPNNEASNGIVHLIDKVLLPQEVIDVLH; from the coding sequence ATGAAAAAGTTTATCTCTTTAAAGGGCTTGTTCTTGCTGGCCCTAACATTTCCTTTATTCTTTTCCTGTAATAAAGATGACGACAACGACGATCTAGTTCAACAAAGCACTTCGAACATCGTAGTGACCGCACAGAACACAGATGCCTTGAGCAGTCTTGTGGGCGCTCTTACAAAAGCAGATGAGAATGATGATTCAGACCTTATCGGCACCCTTGCAGGTGACGGACCTTTTACGGTATTTGCACCCACGAATGAAGCTTTCAATACACTTCTCGCTTCTTTGGATGGATTTGATTCCCTCGAAGATTTTGACACCCCAGAAGAAAAAACTTTGCTTGCGACCATACTGCAGTACCACGTGATTGCAGGGGCCGCGGCAGCCTCAACCGATTTGAGCGAGGCACAGGAACTCACTACGGTACAAGGCGAAAGAATCACTGTTTCACTTGATGGCGGGGTATTTTTGGATGATGCCACCGAAACCGACGCTGAGGTAATCATACCTGATGTGGGTGCCAGTAATGGAATCGTTCATGTCATCAGTAAAGTACTACTGCCCCAAGCAATCATTGATGCCCTAAATGCCGATGACATGGGTGACGAAACTAAAAACTTGGTTGAAATCGTAGTCGAAGCCGAATCACTCTCTGCTTTGGAAGCGGCCGTGATCAAGGCAGAATTGGTCGAGACCCTTTCAGGAGAAGGACCGTTCACGGTATTTGCACCGACTGACCATGCCTTTACTGCACTTTTGGATGCATTGGGAGACGACTATAACAGTCTCGACGATTTCGATACCGACGAAGAGATTGCACTCTTGACAGATATTCTACTGTACCATGTCATTCCAGCAAAAGTCTTGGCTGCTGATTTAGACGAAGGTGAAGTGGCCACCGCCTTGGCGGAAAACAAAATAGAAATCATTGCCGATGGAGATACCTTTGTCATTGGGGATGCTTCTGATACCAATGCGAATATTACCGGTACCGACATCATGGCCTCCAACGGTGTGGCCCATACCATCGATAAAGTTTTATTACCCCAGTCAGCTATCGATTTTGTGGCGTCATTGCAAAAAAAGAACATTGTAGAAATTGCACAAGAAACGGAAGACCTCAGCGTTTTGGTCGAGGCATTGATCGCTGCAGATGCCGGTTTGGTCGAGACATTGAGTGGAGAAGGTCCCTTCACGGTTTTTGCTCCGACCAATGATGCGTTTGTGGCCTTGTTGGGTGCTCTTGGCGACGATTACAACAGCTTGGCTGACTTTGATACCCAAGAAGAAATCGATCTATTGGTCGATATATTGAAATATCATGTGGTGGCCGGAGCAGCTGCTTTTTCCACTGACCTGAGTGATGGGCAAATGATAACTACTGTAAATGGTAGTGATGTCACTGTTAGCATCAAAGATGGAATGGTGCATATTGTAGATGCCACGGGAGATGGTGCTACAGTGACCCTACCCGATGTTGAGGCCAGCAATGGTGTGGTTCATGTTATCAACAAGGTATTGTTGCCCCAATCAGCTGTTGATTTCTTAGCAGAGCTGCAGTTGAAGAACATCGTTGAAATCGCCATTGAAACCGATGACCTAAGCTTGTTGGTAGAGGCATTGATAGCTGCAGATGCCGGACTGGTAGAGGCATTGAGCGGAGAAGGTCCTTTCACTGTATTTGCACCGACCAACCATGCCTTTGTTGAGTTATTGGACGTGTTGGGCGATGACTACAATAGTCTTGCAGACTTCGATACTGAAGAAGAGATCAACCTACTCATCGACATCTTGAAATATCATGTGGTGGCAGGCGCTGCGGCTTTCTCGACCGACCTGATGGATGGGCAACAAATCGAAACCCTTCAAGGTGGTAGCGTAACTATCGGCATCAACGGCGGCGTGTCCATAAAAGATGCCACCGATGATCCGGCACATGTAGATTTGGCCGATGTCGAAGCGAGCAACGGGGTGGTACATGTTATCGACAAGGTATTATTGCCACAATCAGCTGTTGACTTTGTTGCCCAACTACAACTTAAGACTATAGTCGAAATAGCTGTGGAGACCGATGATCTAAGTCTATTGGTCGATGCTTTGGTTCAGGCTGATGCTGGACTCGTAGAAGCCCTAGGTGGTGAAGGCCCATTTACTGTTTTTGCACCTACCAACCATGCCTTTGTTGATCTTTTGGGCATATTGGGAGACGAGTACCACGGTATTGCAGATTTTGATACGGCTGAAGAAAAGGCACTCTTGGTCGATATCTTGACCTATCATGTTGTCTCAGGCACAGCAGCCTTCTCAACAGACCTGATGGATGGGCAACAAATCGAAACCCTACAAGGCGAAAAAGTAACCATCGGTATCAATGGCGGTGTGTTTATAAAAGATGCCACTGACGATACTGCCCATGTCGATATACCCGATGTAACCGCCAGCAACGGAGTAGTACATGTCATCGACAAGGTATTGCTACCGCAATCGGCCATCGATGCGCTGACACCCCCAGTGCCCAATATTGTTGAATTGGCACAGTCTGTTGATGATCTGAGCCTATTGGTCGATGCACTTGTTCAGGCTGATGCCGGATTGGTAGAAGTATTGGGCGGCGATGGTCCCTTCACCGTTTTTGCGCCAACAAACCAAGCATTTGCCGACCTCTTATATGACTTGGGAGATGATTATCACAGTCTAGCCGATTTTGATACCCCGGCCGAAAAAGAATTGCTGGCCAAGATATTGACCTATCATGTAGTTGCTGGGGCCGCATTGGCCTCTGGAGATTTGAAAGACCATCAAAGGTTGCACACCGTTCAAGGCGAAGATGTAACGGTCATTCTTGACCATGGTGTGTTCATCCGCGACAAAACCCATTTCGATGCCGAGGTCATCGCGCCAAACAATGAGGCCAGTAATGGAATCGTGCATTTAATCGATAAGGTATTGCTGCCACAAGAGGTGATCGATGTACTGCATTGA
- the mnmA gene encoding tRNA 2-thiouridine(34) synthase MnmA — MKKVVVGLSGGVDSSVAAFLLKQRGYDVIGLFMKNWHDDSVTISDECPWLEDSNDALIVAEKLGIPFQTVDLSAEYKERIVDYMFNEYELGRTPNPDVLCNREIKFDVFMKIALQLGADYVATGHYCRRGIIQNENGSETYQLLAGVDTNKDQSYFLCQLSQGQLTKTLFPIGGLTKPEVRQIAAENNLVTADKKDSQGLCFIGKVRLPDFLQQKLKPKKGIIVEVPRNAEHYQNGREAFSDKKEELAHHAQKPTYSLNDGQVVGEHQGAHFFTIGQRKGLDVGGTKEPLFVIETDVDENIIYTGQGKTHPGLFRRTLFVKDDELHWVRPELALQIDGTIKVMARIRYRQPLQKATLHKVEGGLYVDFDEKQSAITEGQFVAWYIGDELIGSGVIS; from the coding sequence ATGAAAAAAGTAGTGGTCGGACTTTCAGGAGGTGTCGACTCGAGTGTCGCGGCTTTTCTATTGAAGCAACGCGGCTATGATGTTATAGGTCTTTTCATGAAGAATTGGCACGACGACTCTGTGACCATTTCTGATGAATGTCCATGGCTTGAAGATAGCAATGATGCCTTGATAGTTGCTGAGAAATTGGGCATTCCCTTTCAGACTGTTGATTTGAGCGCTGAATACAAAGAGCGTATTGTAGATTATATGTTCAACGAATATGAACTTGGCCGAACCCCCAACCCCGATGTGCTTTGCAATCGTGAGATCAAATTTGATGTATTCATGAAAATCGCTCTTCAATTGGGCGCAGACTATGTGGCTACCGGTCATTATTGTAGGAGGGGAATCATTCAAAATGAGAATGGTTCGGAGACCTACCAACTTCTGGCCGGTGTCGATACCAACAAAGACCAATCGTATTTTCTATGTCAATTGTCTCAAGGGCAGTTGACAAAGACCCTTTTCCCGATCGGTGGGTTGACCAAGCCAGAGGTGCGGCAAATAGCAGCAGAAAACAATCTGGTCACCGCTGATAAAAAAGACTCGCAAGGGCTTTGCTTCATCGGAAAAGTTCGCTTGCCCGACTTTTTACAGCAGAAACTAAAACCCAAAAAGGGAATCATTGTCGAGGTACCCAGAAATGCAGAGCATTATCAAAATGGGAGGGAAGCTTTTTCCGACAAAAAAGAAGAGTTGGCACACCATGCCCAAAAACCTACATATTCTTTGAATGATGGGCAAGTGGTCGGTGAACACCAAGGGGCACATTTTTTTACCATTGGCCAGCGAAAAGGTCTTGATGTGGGAGGCACCAAAGAACCGCTTTTTGTCATTGAAACCGATGTAGATGAGAACATTATCTATACGGGGCAGGGCAAGACCCATCCGGGTCTTTTCCGACGTACCCTTTTTGTGAAAGATGATGAACTGCACTGGGTGCGGCCAGAATTGGCCCTTCAGATAGATGGCACAATAAAGGTTATGGCCCGTATACGTTATCGACAGCCTTTACAAAAAGCAACTCTTCATAAAGTTGAGGGCGGACTCTATGTCGATTTTGACGAAAAGCAGTCTGCCATTACCGAGGGCCAATTCGTTGCTTGGTATATCGGTGATGAACTGATTGGTTCGGGAGTGATATCTTAG
- a CDS encoding CTP synthase: MSQTKYIFVTGGVTSSLGKGIIAASLAKLLQARGYRTTIQKLDPYINVDPGTLNPYEHGECYVTEDGAETDLDLGHYERFLNVRTSQANNVTTGRIYQSVIEKERRGEFLGKTVQVVPHITNEIKERIQILGNSGDYDIVITEIGGTVGDIESLPYIEAVRQLLWELGENNGIVVHLTLVPFLSAAGELKTKPTQHSVKTLMESGIKADILVCRTEHEISDEIKNKLALFCNVRREAVIQSIDASTIYDVPLMMYEEGLDTVALNKLALPDSSTPNLDQWTAFLERHKNPKHKVTIGLIGKYVELQDSYKSILESFIHAGAANEVEVNVRSIHSEYIATNNLDKKMMGLDGILVAPGFGERGIEGKIMAVRYARENDIPFLGICLGMQMAVIEFARNILGLQEANSTEMDEATPHPVISLMEAQKSVVDKGGTMRLGAWDCEITPGTLVHEAYHGETHITERHRHRFEFNNDYKAAFEEAGLVASGINAETGLVEIIELPSHPWFVGVQYHPEYKSTVANPHPLFVGFVRAVLAQKRQQTNASLA; this comes from the coding sequence ATGTCACAGACCAAGTACATTTTCGTTACGGGCGGAGTAACTTCATCATTAGGAAAGGGAATTATCGCAGCTTCACTGGCCAAACTCTTGCAAGCCAGGGGCTATCGTACCACCATTCAAAAATTGGATCCTTACATCAATGTGGATCCGGGCACGCTGAACCCCTATGAACATGGCGAGTGCTATGTGACCGAAGATGGTGCCGAGACCGATTTGGATCTTGGCCATTATGAACGTTTTTTGAACGTGCGCACTTCACAGGCCAATAATGTGACCACTGGTAGGATCTACCAAAGTGTCATCGAAAAAGAACGTCGTGGTGAGTTTTTGGGCAAAACGGTACAGGTGGTGCCCCATATCACCAATGAGATAAAAGAGCGCATACAGATTTTGGGCAACAGTGGCGACTACGACATTGTCATCACCGAGATAGGGGGTACCGTGGGCGATATTGAATCATTGCCCTATATCGAGGCCGTACGGCAATTGCTTTGGGAACTCGGTGAGAACAATGGCATCGTGGTGCACTTGACCTTGGTGCCTTTCTTATCGGCCGCGGGCGAGTTGAAGACCAAGCCTACGCAGCACTCGGTAAAAACCCTGATGGAGAGCGGTATCAAGGCCGATATTCTGGTATGCCGAACCGAGCATGAGATATCTGACGAGATCAAAAATAAACTGGCACTGTTCTGCAATGTCAGACGAGAAGCGGTAATACAATCCATTGACGCCTCCACGATTTATGATGTGCCCTTGATGATGTATGAGGAAGGATTGGATACCGTGGCATTGAACAAATTAGCTTTGCCCGATAGCAGCACACCCAATTTGGACCAATGGACGGCATTTTTGGAACGCCATAAAAACCCGAAACACAAGGTCACCATCGGTCTCATCGGGAAGTATGTTGAATTACAGGATTCTTACAAATCGATTTTGGAGTCGTTCATTCATGCCGGCGCTGCCAATGAGGTTGAGGTAAATGTGCGCAGCATCCATTCAGAATATATTGCGACCAACAATCTTGACAAAAAAATGATGGGTCTTGACGGCATCTTGGTAGCCCCTGGGTTTGGTGAACGCGGCATAGAAGGCAAAATTATGGCAGTACGCTATGCCCGCGAGAATGACATTCCCTTTTTAGGGATCTGTTTGGGCATGCAAATGGCCGTCATTGAATTTGCCCGTAATATTTTAGGGTTGCAAGAGGCCAACTCAACAGAAATGGATGAGGCGACCCCGCATCCTGTTATCAGTTTGATGGAAGCACAAAAGTCGGTCGTTGACAAGGGAGGCACCATGAGACTCGGTGCCTGGGACTGTGAGATAACCCCTGGCACATTGGTGCACGAGGCCTATCATGGAGAGACCCATATCACAGAACGGCACCGCCACCGTTTTGAATTCAACAACGATTACAAGGCTGCTTTTGAAGAAGCGGGTCTGGTCGCTTCGGGCATCAATGCTGAAACCGGTTTGGTCGAAATCATCGAATTGCCATCACATCCTTGGTTTGTGGGGGTGCAGTATCACCCTGAATACAAGAGTACCGTTGCAAATCCACACCCTTTATTTGTGGGCTTTGTGAGAGCCGTTCTGGCACAGAAGCGGCAACAAACAAATGCCAGTTTGGCATAA